Proteins from a genomic interval of Piscinibacter sp. HJYY11:
- a CDS encoding dihydrodipicolinate synthase family protein: MQIRLPHADGGLADYVLKAQPIAPQGPTVKFNRTVYAAAHVVIDPVATADPWDASPVVDWESTLAFRAHLFKLGFKVAEAMDTAQRGMGVDWPVARDLIRYSARHAQSVGGEIACGVGTDQLTPGPDVTLADVEAAYREQLQVAEDEAVKVILMASRALARCATSTNDYVAVYRRLLRDVSQPVVLHWLGDMFDPALKGYWGASSLPRAIDAVAELIAENASKVDGIKVSLLDPKWELALREKLPPGVKMYTGDDFNYAELIAGDEAGYSHGLLGIFDPIAPVASVALGALAAGNTFLYREILDPTVALSREIFRAPTRHYKAGVVFLAWLNGHQDHFSMAGGLQSARGVLHYSKLFELADACGVLSDPELAVLRMRRFLAVAGGITS, translated from the coding sequence ATGCAGATTCGACTTCCACACGCGGATGGCGGCCTGGCCGACTACGTTCTCAAGGCGCAGCCCATCGCGCCGCAAGGTCCCACCGTCAAATTCAATCGAACCGTCTACGCGGCTGCCCATGTGGTGATTGATCCTGTGGCAACGGCCGACCCGTGGGACGCATCGCCCGTCGTCGACTGGGAATCGACGCTGGCTTTCCGGGCCCACCTTTTCAAGCTGGGCTTCAAGGTGGCCGAGGCCATGGACACCGCCCAGCGCGGAATGGGAGTTGACTGGCCGGTCGCACGCGACCTGATCAGGTACAGCGCCAGGCACGCTCAGTCCGTCGGTGGTGAGATCGCGTGTGGCGTCGGCACTGACCAGCTCACGCCTGGGCCGGACGTCACGTTGGCAGACGTGGAGGCTGCTTATCGTGAGCAGCTGCAGGTCGCCGAGGACGAGGCCGTCAAGGTGATCCTGATGGCTAGCCGCGCTCTGGCACGCTGCGCAACGTCTACCAACGACTACGTCGCGGTGTACCGGCGTCTTCTGCGCGACGTTTCGCAACCGGTGGTGCTGCACTGGTTGGGCGACATGTTCGATCCTGCGCTCAAGGGTTACTGGGGGGCCTCAAGCCTTCCGCGGGCTATCGACGCGGTGGCGGAACTGATCGCCGAGAACGCGTCCAAGGTTGACGGCATCAAAGTTTCATTGCTTGACCCGAAGTGGGAGCTGGCTCTGCGCGAGAAGCTCCCGCCTGGCGTGAAGATGTACACAGGGGATGATTTCAACTACGCCGAGTTGATCGCCGGCGACGAGGCTGGCTATTCCCATGGCCTGCTCGGCATCTTTGACCCGATCGCGCCGGTCGCATCCGTCGCGCTCGGTGCATTGGCAGCAGGCAACACCTTTCTCTACCGGGAAATCCTTGACCCAACCGTCGCTCTGTCGCGGGAGATCTTCCGCGCGCCGACGCGCCACTACAAAGCCGGTGTGGTGTTTCTGGCCTGGCTGAACGGACATCAAGACCACTTCTCCATGGCGGGAGGCCTGCAATCGGCGCGCGGTGTCCTCCACTACTCGAAGCTCTTCGAACTCGCAGATGCCTGTGGTGTGCTTTCCGATCCAGAGCTGGCCGTATTGAGGATGAGGCGCTTCCTCGCCGTCGCAGGCGGCATCACGTCGTGA
- a CDS encoding glycerate kinase has product MNLPTAGWQVGLLLDLYEAALAAADPLKVVPPHLPDAPRGRTVVIGVGKAAAAMAMAVEQNWRGPLSGVVVVPEGASLPLQHIEVHESSHPVPDQRSVIGAERLLAAVTGLARDDLVIALISGGGSALCSLPAEGLSLAEKQHITTELLRRGAAISEFNTVRRHLSRIKGGRLAAQAHPARVVSLVISDIPGDDPALVASGPTLPDTSTCADALAILSRYGLEDVGPVRQSLEAGIWESVKPGDPRLAGHEHALIATGRMGLNAAAALARARGYDCHVLSDAMEGESRELAKAHAAIALSSAQHEQPFRTPCVLLSGGEATVTVRGNGRGGRNTEFVLALALALKGRDAAQRVYALSAGTDGLDGRAGAAGAWMTPSTLRQISDVGLAAAMHLEANDSATVFDAVSSLVHTGPTHTNINDFRAVFVAGE; this is encoded by the coding sequence GTGAACCTACCGACCGCAGGATGGCAAGTCGGCTTGCTGCTGGATTTGTATGAGGCAGCCCTAGCGGCTGCAGATCCTCTAAAGGTTGTCCCACCTCATCTACCAGATGCGCCGCGTGGTCGAACGGTGGTCATCGGAGTCGGCAAGGCAGCGGCCGCGATGGCCATGGCAGTGGAACAAAACTGGCGGGGACCGCTATCCGGCGTGGTCGTCGTGCCGGAGGGTGCAAGCTTGCCTTTGCAGCACATTGAGGTCCACGAAAGCAGCCACCCGGTTCCGGATCAACGAAGTGTGATTGGTGCTGAGCGCCTGCTGGCTGCAGTGACCGGTCTGGCGCGAGATGATCTTGTGATCGCTCTGATCTCCGGCGGTGGGTCGGCGTTGTGTTCCTTGCCGGCTGAGGGCTTGTCGCTGGCAGAAAAGCAGCACATCACAACCGAGCTGCTGCGGCGCGGTGCCGCCATCTCCGAATTCAACACGGTGAGGCGGCATCTGTCTCGGATCAAGGGCGGACGGCTCGCAGCTCAGGCGCATCCGGCACGCGTGGTGTCGCTCGTCATTTCCGACATACCTGGTGATGATCCTGCCTTGGTCGCCTCAGGCCCGACGTTGCCGGACACATCAACCTGCGCCGACGCGCTCGCGATTTTGAGCCGATACGGCCTGGAGGATGTCGGACCGGTACGCCAGTCTCTGGAAGCTGGCATATGGGAGTCGGTGAAGCCCGGAGACCCCCGGCTGGCGGGCCACGAGCACGCGCTGATCGCTACTGGCCGCATGGGCCTAAATGCCGCTGCGGCACTAGCTCGTGCTCGTGGCTACGACTGCCATGTACTGTCGGACGCAATGGAGGGCGAGTCGCGGGAGCTTGCAAAAGCACACGCCGCCATTGCGCTGAGCTCCGCCCAGCACGAACAGCCGTTCCGCACGCCGTGCGTGCTTCTGTCGGGCGGCGAAGCAACGGTGACCGTGCGTGGCAATGGACGAGGGGGACGCAACACCGAATTCGTGCTGGCACTTGCACTTGCCTTGAAGGGACGTGACGCTGCACAGCGGGTCTATGCCTTGTCCGCCGGCACAGACGGCCTGGATGGTCGTGCCGGAGCAGCGGGTGCCTGGATGACGCCTTCGACCCTGCGTCAGATCAGCGATGTAGGTCTTGCTGCAGCTATGCATCTCGAGGCCAACGACAGCGCGACGGTGTTCGACGCAGTGTCCAGCCTGGTACACACCGGCCCGACGCATACCAACATCAACGATTTCAGGGCGGTATTCGTCGCGGGGGAGTGA
- a CDS encoding ABC transporter substrate-binding protein, producing MVKTLISLLTVCIGLLLSAKDVYAGEVEVLHFWTSPGEAVSVTELKELIARRKHTWKDFAVVGGGGGNAMQALKQRVLVGKPPAAATIKGPAVQEWAALNTLANLDAMATFDHWDQVLPKVVQDAVKHKGRYVAVPANIHRSNWLYSNAEVLRKSGVTAVPTKFDEFLAAAEKIKAAGFIPIAHGGQAWQEFLLFESIVLGVNGVDFYKRAFMDLDPSALNSAEMRRAFDVFRRVKSYTDSKSKGRDWNAATEMVINGKAAFQFMGDWAKGEFVVAGQRPGKEFNCTPAPGTGQAFSYVIDTFAMFQLKSWEAQKAQGYLAYVLLGKEFQEKFNLRKGSIPSRRDMDLSKFDDCAKASARDFTMSEAAKTLVPSVAIDMSVPTVTHAALQAVISDFWNNDAMPSSEAASRVLLAAYPKK from the coding sequence ATGGTCAAGACCCTGATTTCGCTTTTGACGGTCTGCATCGGTTTGCTGCTATCAGCCAAGGATGTCTACGCCGGTGAGGTGGAGGTGCTGCACTTCTGGACCTCTCCTGGAGAGGCCGTCTCAGTGACTGAGCTTAAGGAACTGATTGCTCGTCGCAAACACACTTGGAAAGACTTCGCAGTTGTGGGCGGCGGGGGCGGCAACGCGATGCAAGCGCTAAAGCAGCGCGTCCTGGTTGGCAAGCCGCCAGCAGCAGCAACGATAAAGGGTCCGGCAGTTCAGGAGTGGGCCGCCCTGAACACGCTGGCCAATCTTGACGCCATGGCCACATTCGACCACTGGGACCAGGTACTGCCCAAGGTCGTCCAGGATGCGGTCAAGCACAAGGGGCGGTACGTTGCCGTGCCAGCCAATATTCACCGATCAAATTGGCTCTACAGCAACGCGGAGGTGCTGCGGAAGTCGGGCGTGACGGCGGTGCCCACCAAGTTCGACGAATTCCTCGCAGCGGCTGAGAAGATCAAAGCAGCCGGCTTCATTCCCATCGCGCATGGCGGCCAAGCATGGCAGGAGTTCTTGCTGTTCGAATCGATCGTGCTTGGCGTCAACGGCGTCGACTTCTACAAGCGCGCCTTCATGGACTTGGATCCGTCGGCCCTTAACAGTGCCGAAATGCGTCGCGCATTCGACGTGTTCCGCAGGGTCAAGAGCTATACCGACAGCAAGAGCAAGGGCAGAGATTGGAACGCCGCCACTGAGATGGTCATCAACGGCAAGGCGGCCTTCCAGTTCATGGGGGACTGGGCTAAAGGGGAGTTCGTGGTTGCGGGCCAGCGCCCGGGCAAAGAGTTCAACTGCACTCCTGCTCCAGGCACTGGGCAAGCGTTCTCCTATGTCATTGACACCTTCGCCATGTTCCAGCTGAAGAGTTGGGAAGCGCAGAAGGCGCAAGGCTATTTGGCCTACGTGCTGTTGGGCAAAGAATTCCAAGAGAAATTTAATCTGCGGAAAGGCTCGATCCCATCGCGGCGCGATATGGATCTCAGCAAATTCGATGACTGCGCCAAAGCATCAGCCAGGGACTTCACCATGAGTGAAGCCGCGAAGACGCTGGTGCCGTCCGTTGCGATCGACATGTCGGTGCCGACCGTGACCCATGCAGCTTTGCAAGCCGTCATCAGTGACTTCTGGAACAACGACGCAATGCCGTCGAGCGAAGCCGCGAGTCGCGTTCTTCTAGCGGCTTACCCTAAGAAGTAG
- a CDS encoding carbohydrate porin, whose product MNFKPTYLAALAASMFAVSMPASAVEWGGYFRSGPGGTKKDVSRACYGLAGEGLKYRLGNECDFYGEFALSETIKKNDVEVKALFMTNYYNGGTDIGHIKDSGFSGVPQMYVEGKGFDIAPNVKFWVGKRFLGRTDVHIVDQRFTELDGVGAGADAIDLGGAKVGLAYFTTDGATANQPGQRFNVDVSDIGVNPGGKLRILTNFVRGNFTGGKSGFGLTVQHNQSMFGGGNTLWLQYAQGSADLKGTFGTLDASSGNKKIRVVDSVNWQSGPFGGQVIGLVQRDTIEATGGSTSKVTSATVGGRVSYALMKHFKMVAEAGYSQKKPDGAATQKLSKFTIAPTLSMGPEFWSRPELRFYVTTAKWNSAANAAAGANGIIGTAAEADKRSGTSYGFQAEIWF is encoded by the coding sequence TTGAACTTCAAACCGACCTATCTCGCGGCTCTCGCCGCTTCGATGTTCGCCGTGTCCATGCCCGCGTCCGCGGTCGAGTGGGGCGGCTACTTCCGCTCCGGTCCGGGCGGCACCAAGAAGGACGTGTCGCGTGCGTGCTATGGACTCGCCGGCGAGGGCCTGAAGTACCGCCTTGGCAACGAGTGCGATTTCTATGGTGAGTTCGCCCTGAGCGAGACCATCAAGAAGAACGACGTCGAGGTCAAAGCGTTGTTCATGACGAACTACTACAACGGTGGGACCGACATCGGTCACATCAAGGATTCGGGTTTCTCAGGCGTGCCGCAAATGTATGTCGAAGGGAAAGGCTTCGATATTGCACCGAACGTCAAGTTCTGGGTTGGCAAGCGATTCCTGGGGCGTACGGACGTGCACATCGTCGATCAGCGCTTCACTGAGCTTGATGGTGTGGGCGCCGGCGCCGATGCGATCGATTTGGGTGGCGCGAAAGTCGGCCTCGCGTACTTCACAACCGACGGCGCAACCGCCAATCAGCCGGGCCAGCGCTTCAACGTTGATGTGTCTGACATTGGCGTCAACCCAGGTGGCAAGCTCCGCATCCTGACGAACTTCGTACGCGGCAACTTCACCGGCGGCAAGAGCGGCTTCGGGCTGACGGTTCAGCACAACCAGTCTATGTTTGGCGGCGGCAACACGCTGTGGCTGCAGTACGCCCAGGGATCCGCAGATCTGAAGGGAACCTTCGGCACGCTCGACGCCAGTTCCGGCAACAAGAAAATCCGCGTCGTGGACAGCGTGAACTGGCAATCCGGCCCCTTTGGTGGCCAAGTCATCGGTCTGGTCCAGCGCGACACCATCGAGGCCACAGGTGGCAGCACCTCCAAAGTGACTTCCGCGACGGTAGGCGGCCGGGTTTCCTATGCGCTCATGAAGCACTTCAAGATGGTCGCTGAGGCCGGCTACTCGCAGAAAAAGCCAGATGGAGCAGCCACGCAGAAGCTCTCCAAGTTCACGATCGCGCCGACGCTGTCGATGGGCCCGGAGTTCTGGAGCCGTCCTGAGCTCCGCTTCTACGTGACGACTGCTAAGTGGAACTCGGCAGCCAACGCTGCTGCAGGTGCGAACGGCATCATTGGTACCGCTGCAGAAGCCGACAAGAGGTCGGGCACCAGCTACGGCTTCCAAGCCGAGATCTGGTTCTAA
- a CDS encoding HAD family hydrolase, whose protein sequence is MKAAIFDLDNCICPADAAGVELFAPAFDAIRESNRGWLDAATLDRALHECWFTAFDLVAERYGFSVEMLNAGRAAFSALQITKPIAPYPDVRLLSILPLRRFLVTSGFTRLQKSKIRALGIESLFDAIFIDAIDSASHPGKQAIFESIRDSGQWAPCEMLVIGDNPLSELDAGRNLGMVTVQTLRPNVEKSTLADHHVVDFRELWPILGWTLPIEAALH, encoded by the coding sequence ATGAAAGCAGCCATCTTCGATCTCGACAATTGCATCTGTCCGGCAGACGCTGCTGGAGTGGAGTTGTTTGCGCCCGCGTTTGACGCCATCCGCGAGAGCAATAGAGGATGGCTCGACGCCGCAACGCTCGATCGCGCGCTCCATGAGTGCTGGTTTACCGCATTCGATTTGGTTGCCGAGCGGTATGGCTTTTCCGTCGAAATGCTCAATGCCGGACGAGCGGCGTTCTCAGCGCTTCAGATCACCAAGCCCATTGCGCCGTATCCAGACGTTCGCCTTCTTAGCATTCTTCCTTTGCGCCGCTTTCTTGTGACCTCTGGCTTCACACGTTTGCAGAAAAGCAAGATCCGCGCACTTGGCATCGAGTCGCTCTTCGATGCGATTTTCATCGACGCAATCGATTCCGCATCTCATCCCGGTAAGCAAGCGATCTTCGAAAGCATCAGAGATTCCGGACAGTGGGCACCATGCGAAATGCTTGTCATTGGTGACAACCCATTGTCGGAACTCGACGCGGGCAGAAATCTTGGCATGGTTACTGTGCAAACACTCCGGCCCAACGTGGAGAAGAGCACGCTTGCCGACCATCACGTCGTCGATTTCCGCGAGCTGTGGCCGATATTGGGTTGGACCCTTCCAATCGAAGCGGCTCTGCATTGA
- a CDS encoding methyl-accepting chemotaxis protein encodes MKLRNQVLLYGLAGACAAALVGAIGLFSTNRLADAMAATARMGQAAQDSQSASLMLDAIRGDVQRAMLGALGRDKKQIGEAQSALAGHSDALNAALNALTEAPLSSQTKETIKKTIPVAKDYEGAAKRIVELSAADTAAAAAVPEFQRLYNETEGLMRSQVQAIQQEGKQSAERSKGVVQNATLLVAASLLVSTVLLIGAALWLSARMAKPMAKAVYVAKALAQGDLSQPVVVEGNDETAQLLTAIDDTQKSLGSIVKSVKSSANRLAISSAEIAQGNMDLSARTERQASSLEETSSAMKELSAAVVHNAQSAQEANRLAAGASSKADEACRIVEKVAASMQVIQESSKKILEIVGLVDGIAAQTNILALNAGVEAARAGEYGRGFTVVATEVRGLAGRASKAAKDIGTLIRASNDEVNAGGALVSQSVQSMREVVQGSRRVTEIMEEIRIASEEQSIGVSEVERAVGDIDEVTQRNSALVEEMAAAAGELRGQADELVRVVSVFKVNETFEDSEVPQTIPNVAMMETTA; translated from the coding sequence ATGAAACTGAGAAACCAGGTGTTGCTTTACGGCCTTGCTGGCGCATGCGCGGCGGCACTCGTGGGCGCCATTGGACTATTCAGCACCAACCGCCTTGCAGACGCGATGGCCGCCACTGCCCGCATGGGACAGGCGGCCCAAGACAGCCAGAGCGCCTCGTTGATGCTTGACGCCATTCGCGGCGATGTTCAGCGTGCCATGCTGGGAGCGCTTGGCCGAGACAAAAAGCAGATCGGCGAAGCGCAAAGTGCATTGGCTGGTCATAGCGATGCGCTTAATGCCGCATTAAATGCACTCACAGAGGCGCCTCTCTCTTCTCAGACCAAAGAGACGATCAAGAAGACGATTCCTGTCGCAAAGGACTATGAAGGCGCGGCCAAGCGGATTGTGGAGCTGTCTGCTGCAGACACAGCGGCTGCAGCCGCCGTGCCGGAGTTTCAGCGTCTCTACAACGAGACCGAAGGTTTGATGCGCAGCCAGGTTCAGGCGATCCAGCAGGAAGGAAAGCAATCTGCGGAACGCTCCAAAGGGGTCGTTCAAAACGCAACATTGCTGGTGGCTGCTTCACTGCTTGTCAGCACGGTGCTCTTGATTGGCGCTGCGCTGTGGCTTTCTGCCCGCATGGCCAAGCCGATGGCCAAGGCGGTATATGTGGCCAAGGCACTGGCGCAGGGCGATCTCTCGCAACCAGTCGTGGTCGAGGGCAACGACGAGACGGCTCAACTTTTGACGGCAATCGACGACACGCAGAAAAGCCTCGGCTCGATCGTGAAAAGCGTTAAGTCGAGCGCAAATCGCTTAGCCATCTCGAGCGCAGAGATTGCCCAGGGCAATATGGATTTGTCAGCTCGTACTGAGCGGCAGGCCAGTTCCCTTGAGGAGACCTCATCCGCCATGAAGGAGCTCAGCGCCGCTGTAGTCCACAACGCCCAGAGCGCTCAAGAGGCAAACCGTTTGGCAGCTGGTGCGTCGAGCAAAGCCGACGAGGCCTGCCGAATCGTAGAAAAGGTTGCAGCGAGTATGCAGGTGATCCAGGAGAGCTCGAAGAAGATCCTGGAAATCGTCGGCTTGGTCGATGGAATTGCGGCACAAACCAACATCCTGGCACTCAACGCTGGTGTCGAGGCGGCGCGCGCCGGTGAATATGGCCGCGGCTTCACGGTGGTCGCCACCGAAGTCAGAGGCCTCGCCGGCAGAGCTTCAAAAGCCGCCAAAGACATCGGCACGTTGATTCGGGCAAGCAACGACGAGGTCAATGCCGGTGGTGCGCTAGTCAGTCAGTCCGTGCAGTCGATGCGTGAGGTCGTGCAAGGCTCTCGGCGAGTGACTGAGATCATGGAGGAGATCCGCATCGCCAGCGAGGAGCAAAGCATTGGCGTAAGCGAGGTCGAGAGGGCAGTCGGTGACATAGACGAAGTCACTCAACGCAACTCTGCGCTCGTCGAAGAGATGGCCGCGGCGGCAGGCGAGTTGAGAGGTCAGGCAGACGAGCTCGTTCGTGTCGTGAGCGTATTCAAAGTCAACGAGACGTTTGAAGATTCCGAGGTGCCGCAGACCATTCCCAACGTAGCCATGATGGAGACGACCGCCTGA
- a CDS encoding LysR family transcriptional regulator produces MLRAFLGVADGGSLTRASQALHTTQPTLTRQLGALERAMGAALFERTPQGMLLTAAGQSLLAPARRVQDAVQELSSTFASAMGREGGTVRIAASELVAGQLLLPALKGLRERCPDIQIELVASDEIQDLLTRQADIALRMVQPHQGSLVVRKLRILQFGLYVHRRYAEQYGVPTLSDAEDHQWIGLDRSPLLVDGFARAGMRVTAAFFDFRCDNRLVCWQAVTNALGIGIGLRNVGDADPNLVRVLEEVPLPELPLWLTTHRELRESIPLSRTFDCLAEALASP; encoded by the coding sequence CTGCTTCGCGCCTTCCTGGGGGTGGCCGACGGTGGATCTCTTACTCGCGCCTCGCAGGCTTTGCACACAACTCAACCCACGCTGACTAGGCAGCTGGGCGCCCTAGAGAGGGCGATGGGCGCGGCGCTGTTCGAGCGGACCCCGCAGGGAATGCTTCTGACGGCAGCGGGCCAATCGCTCCTTGCACCTGCGCGTAGGGTGCAGGATGCGGTGCAAGAGCTGTCCTCCACTTTCGCTAGTGCGATGGGTCGGGAAGGCGGCACTGTACGTATCGCGGCGAGTGAGCTGGTCGCAGGTCAACTGCTCTTACCTGCGTTGAAAGGCTTGCGTGAGCGATGCCCTGATATTCAGATCGAGCTAGTCGCTTCAGACGAGATTCAAGATCTACTGACACGCCAAGCTGATATCGCCCTGCGAATGGTTCAGCCGCATCAGGGCAGTCTGGTCGTCCGAAAGCTACGGATTCTCCAGTTCGGGCTGTATGTGCATCGACGATATGCAGAACAGTATGGAGTTCCAACGCTGTCAGACGCAGAAGACCATCAGTGGATTGGCCTCGATCGGTCGCCGCTGCTGGTGGACGGATTCGCTCGTGCAGGCATGCGCGTCACCGCTGCTTTTTTTGACTTTCGATGCGACAACAGACTAGTTTGTTGGCAAGCGGTGACGAACGCGCTGGGTATAGGTATCGGTCTGCGCAATGTCGGCGACGCGGATCCCAACCTGGTCCGAGTTTTGGAAGAGGTCCCGTTGCCGGAGTTGCCCCTCTGGCTGACTACACATCGAGAGTTACGCGAATCGATTCCGCTAAGTCGAACTTTCGACTGCTTGGCCGAAGCACTAGCCTCACCTTAG
- a CDS encoding ABC transporter substrate-binding protein: MRRVFLDHWWTSHSEKLALACLREALYVDGIDLVDCAANADAEACVMSAQRIWDGVCGSGPRPIDLGSFLTPYDLESRVFAPFKAVNSPSKLALFGVPLGAFRNNIMWANREIADRIGSPPTTHAEWLEWLARASKLVPYPIRLGREDWQLSLLFELIVLSMHGADFHRRAFGMSLSSALASPRMRESLNYLKDMARYISPYEESAAWHVAAADCRTGKCAVAIIGDWAHIEFCDGTSTDSSGSYRSVYKWTAPGTETSFLFNVDYVVPVERERGFRNDEVLAKLTQTLLRPEVQGEFGLIKGALPAVRDATTTMIDSSSWKMFHLAGLCPDLLLPSMSQLQGSSRSMRDGVATAVRYVIHADGDTAKAHAFLRMLGGRPSAQEHRSFPTCALEEHDSESYRRSLSSRVSLASSMRTEISRSVAPH; the protein is encoded by the coding sequence ATGCGCCGCGTTTTTCTTGACCATTGGTGGACCTCTCATTCGGAGAAACTAGCACTCGCTTGTTTGCGTGAGGCGCTCTATGTCGACGGCATCGACTTGGTGGACTGCGCAGCGAACGCGGACGCTGAAGCCTGCGTCATGTCTGCGCAGCGAATATGGGATGGCGTATGTGGCTCAGGTCCGCGACCTATCGATCTCGGCTCATTTCTCACGCCCTACGATCTTGAATCCCGAGTCTTCGCACCTTTCAAGGCAGTGAACTCCCCCTCGAAACTGGCTTTGTTCGGTGTTCCCCTCGGCGCTTTCCGGAACAACATCATGTGGGCGAACCGGGAGATTGCTGATCGCATCGGCTCACCACCAACGACTCACGCTGAGTGGCTGGAATGGTTGGCGCGAGCCTCGAAGCTGGTGCCCTACCCCATTCGTCTCGGGCGGGAGGACTGGCAGCTGAGCCTTCTATTCGAACTCATCGTGCTGTCAATGCACGGGGCAGATTTTCACAGACGCGCCTTTGGCATGAGCCTCAGTTCCGCCCTCGCCTCGCCTCGCATGCGCGAGTCTCTGAACTACCTCAAAGACATGGCGAGATACATCTCCCCGTACGAAGAATCAGCGGCTTGGCACGTGGCTGCCGCTGATTGCCGAACCGGTAAGTGCGCCGTAGCCATCATCGGCGACTGGGCTCATATCGAGTTCTGCGATGGCACGTCTACAGACTCATCGGGCAGCTACAGATCGGTCTACAAGTGGACCGCCCCTGGCACCGAAACGTCGTTCCTGTTCAACGTGGACTACGTTGTTCCCGTGGAGCGAGAAAGAGGGTTTCGCAATGACGAGGTGCTGGCGAAGCTTACTCAGACCCTCTTGCGCCCGGAGGTACAGGGCGAATTTGGGTTGATTAAGGGCGCGCTGCCCGCGGTTCGCGATGCGACAACAACCATGATCGACTCATCGTCGTGGAAGATGTTCCACCTGGCGGGGCTGTGTCCTGATCTCCTGCTTCCATCCATGAGCCAACTTCAAGGGTCGTCACGCAGCATGCGCGACGGCGTTGCCACTGCTGTCAGATACGTCATTCACGCCGACGGCGACACCGCGAAGGCTCACGCATTCCTGAGGATGCTAGGCGGTAGGCCTTCTGCACAAGAACATCGCTCCTTCCCGACATGTGCGCTAGAAGAGCATGACAGCGAGAGCTACCGGCGCAGCCTCTCGTCCCGAGTGTCGCTTGCATCATCTATGCGCACCGAGATCAGCAGATCTGTTGCGCCTCACTAG